From Artemia franciscana unplaced genomic scaffold, ASM3288406v1 PGA_scaffold_32, whole genome shotgun sequence, a single genomic window includes:
- the LOC136041681 gene encoding uncharacterized protein LOC136041681 translates to MYDCILTWLDKGNRFLDLGTIDFRKAFDFINHLIAGQNLKIMGAKKRVLSVIMDFLSNRKQRVYALFEGDSYSDWTGIICGVPQGTKLAAIVFIAVINYLLVEYKDNYKFIDDISFLLKYLVENGIVRKKFSDDFFDAFIAEYNVSKLIINTNKSKVLRFNPLKRTFSQPYVPFPIVDSIKILGVTFSSDFSFGLHVENVVKNANACLQSLSTMRRFGCDVQCLLLAYLTYVRPVLEYASPLWGPAELRTVYLIQELESVQKRAVFIIIGDRQLSYGEALVKLDLPTLAQRYEQIILRFGKFLLSKPQHRDILPPTAPPNNRTRHQNKLVPVASRTNRNANSFVPFFTDLLNKAE, encoded by the coding sequence ATGTACGATTGTATACTTACATGGCTGGATAAAGGTAATCGGTTCCTGGATCTAGGTACAATAGACTTccgaaaagcttttgatttcatTAACCACCTGATTGCTGGccaaaatttgaagataatggGTGCGAAAAAGCGCGTGTTATCCGTGATTATGGATTTCTTATCTAATAGGAAACAGCGTGTTTATGCCCTGTTTGAGGGGGATTCTTACTCCGATTGGACAGGTATAATATGTGGAGTTCCGCAGGGCACAAAGTTGGCTGCCATTGTATTTATAGCCGTGATCAACTACCTACTAGTCGAATATAAGGATAATTACAAGTTTATAGACGATATCTCTTTTCTATTGAAATACTTAGTTGAAAACGGGATTGTTAGGAAAAAGTTCAGTGACGATTTCTTCGATGCGTTTATTGCCGAGTACAATGTCTCTAAATTGATCATTAACACGAATAAGTCAAAGGTCTTACGCTTTAATCCGTTGAAGCGCACATTCAGCCAACCATATGTTCCGTTTCCGATTGTCGACTCAATTAAGATTTTGGGAGTTACTTTTTCAAGTGATTTTTCTTTCGGCTTGCACGTTGAAAATGTTGTTAAAAACGCAAATGCATGTCTGCAGTCTTTGAGTACAATGCGTAGATTTGGCTGTGATGTCCAGTGCCTATTGCTAGCTTATCTTACATACGTCCGTCCAGTTCTGGAATATGCAAGCCCACTATGGGGGCCTGCAGAACTGCGTACTGTATACCTCATCCAAGAACTTGAGTCGGTGCAAAAGCGAGCCGTGTTCATTATTATTGGCGATCGACAACTATCTTATGGTGAAGCGCTTGTTAAACTCGACCTCCCTACGTTGGCCCAAAGATACGAGCAGATTATCCTGAGATTTGGGAAGTTTCTTCTCTCTAAACCCCAGCATCGAGACATCTTACCACCTACTGCACCTCCCAACAACCGTACGCGTCACCAAAATAAACTGGTTCCAGTAGCTTCACGCACGAACCGCAACGCAAACTcgtttgtacctttttttacgGATTTGCTAAACAAAGCCGagtga